In Geopsychrobacter electrodiphilus DSM 16401, a single window of DNA contains:
- a CDS encoding ATP-binding cassette domain-containing protein gives MALISLNNLSLAFGGSPLFDRTALQIEPRDRIALIGRNGCGKSTLLRLLNGEHRADSGDIMRQQGLKTAILQQDVPLNFAGNINDAVLRLSSGNEGDGRLEALLSRLDLDPQLPVASLSGGVKRRVLLAAALYCEPDLLLLDEPTNHLDIDSILWLEQFLKRLQTTLVFVSHDRAFTASVASRIVELDRGQLFDYPCDYPTYLVRREERLHAEDELWRRQDKKLAEEEVWIRQGIKARRTRNMGRVRALKKMRDENRQRRARSGEVRLSLDTGERSGQMVIEAKNISFSYADKAVVSDLSIRLMRGDRVAILGPNGCGKSTLLKLLLDKLKPTTGTLRQGTNLQIVYFDQLREQLDENASVKQNVCGDHDTVEISGQQRHIYGYLSDFLFTPDRARTPVRVLSGGERNRLLLAKLFTKPANLLVLDEPTNDLDVETLDLLEELLLEYQGTLLLVSHDRTFVDNIVTSCLVFEGDGRFSEHIGGYTDWLESSQPVKKPIEEKTKPQRAKEQRPKRLSFKQKHELETLPLLIDKLETEQAAIHESMADPALYQPGKKALSEQLNARLPEVEKELARAYARWDELDALNDNGTTG, from the coding sequence ATGGCTCTTATCTCTCTCAATAATCTCTCCCTCGCGTTCGGTGGTTCCCCACTCTTTGACCGCACCGCCCTGCAGATTGAACCGCGTGACCGGATTGCGCTGATCGGGCGGAACGGCTGTGGCAAATCAACACTGCTTCGCCTGCTCAACGGCGAACATCGCGCGGACTCGGGTGATATCATGCGCCAGCAGGGGTTGAAGACCGCAATCCTGCAGCAGGACGTCCCTCTCAACTTCGCCGGCAACATCAACGATGCGGTGCTGCGTCTGTCCTCTGGCAACGAGGGGGATGGCCGCCTCGAAGCGCTCCTCTCGCGCCTCGATCTCGACCCACAACTACCGGTCGCCAGCCTTTCAGGCGGAGTGAAACGCCGCGTACTGTTGGCGGCGGCGCTCTACTGTGAACCGGACCTGTTACTCCTTGATGAACCAACCAACCACCTCGATATCGATTCAATCCTCTGGCTCGAGCAGTTTTTAAAGCGTCTGCAGACCACTCTGGTCTTTGTCAGCCATGATCGCGCCTTCACCGCCAGCGTCGCCAGCCGCATTGTGGAACTCGACCGCGGACAACTGTTCGATTACCCCTGTGACTATCCAACCTATCTGGTCCGGCGTGAAGAGCGCCTGCATGCCGAAGACGAGCTGTGGCGGCGCCAGGATAAAAAGCTGGCCGAAGAAGAGGTCTGGATTCGCCAGGGGATCAAGGCACGGCGCACCCGCAATATGGGGCGCGTAAGGGCGCTCAAAAAAATGCGCGACGAGAATCGGCAGCGCCGCGCACGCAGCGGAGAGGTACGGCTTAGTCTCGACACCGGGGAACGCAGCGGTCAGATGGTCATTGAAGCTAAAAACATCAGCTTCAGCTATGCTGATAAAGCTGTGGTGAGTGACCTGTCAATCCGTCTGATGCGCGGCGACCGGGTAGCGATTCTGGGTCCCAACGGCTGCGGTAAATCGACGCTGCTGAAACTCTTATTGGACAAGCTGAAACCAACGACTGGAACCCTGCGCCAGGGAACGAACCTGCAGATTGTCTATTTTGATCAGCTGCGCGAACAGCTCGACGAAAACGCCAGCGTCAAACAAAATGTCTGCGGTGATCATGACACGGTCGAAATTTCCGGTCAGCAACGCCACATTTACGGTTACCTGAGTGATTTTCTCTTCACTCCCGATCGCGCACGCACCCCGGTGCGGGTCCTTTCAGGCGGCGAGCGCAATCGCCTGCTGCTGGCCAAACTCTTCACCAAACCCGCCAACCTGCTGGTACTGGACGAACCGACCAACGACCTTGATGTCGAGACCCTCGATCTGCTTGAGGAGCTTCTGCTCGAATATCAGGGGACGCTGCTGCTGGTTAGTCACGACCGGACTTTTGTCGACAATATTGTCACCAGCTGCCTGGTGTTTGAGGGGGATGGACGATTCAGTGAGCATATCGGGGGGTACACCGACTGGCTCGAGTCCAGCCAACCTGTCAAGAAGCCGATCGAGGAAAAGACTAAGCCGCAAAGAGCTAAAGAACAACGCCCCAAACGTCTCAGCTTCAAGCAGAAACACGAACTCGAAACCCTGCCCCTGCTGATTGACAAACTGGAAACAGAACAGGCAGCAATTCACGAATCGATGGCTGACCCGGCGCTCTACCAGCCCGGCAAAAAAGCGCTGAGCGAGCAACTGAACGCCCGCTTGCCCGAAGTGGAGAAAGAACTTGCCCGCGCCTATGCCCGCTGGGATGAGTTGGATGCGCTGAACGATAACGGAACTACAGGTTGA